From Anaerolineae bacterium, the proteins below share one genomic window:
- a CDS encoding 4Fe-4S binding protein has product MKILATRPERCTGCGACEIECARTWFKVDDKEKSRIRIFPPAKEGQPFRIVVCNQNGACIDVCPTVALKRAKNGVVQLNKSLCVGCLSCVGFCPNQAMFYHPDYTEPFKCVACGKCVDVCPEEALYIAEVAETPASVTDIWLQKEAV; this is encoded by the coding sequence ATGAAAATCCTGGCAACGCGACCGGAGCGCTGTACGGGCTGCGGGGCGTGCGAGATCGAATGTGCTCGCACCTGGTTCAAAGTGGATGACAAGGAAAAGTCCCGCATCCGCATCTTCCCGCCGGCCAAAGAGGGCCAACCCTTCCGCATCGTGGTCTGCAATCAGAACGGCGCCTGCATCGACGTCTGTCCCACCGTGGCGCTGAAACGCGCCAAAAACGGCGTCGTCCAGCTCAACAAATCCCTATGCGTGGGCTGTCTCTCCTGCGTGGGCTTCTGCCCCAATCAGGCCATGTTCTATCATCCCGACTACACCGAACCCTTCAAGTGCGTGGCCTGTGGAAAATGCGTGGACGTGTGCCCGGAAGAGGCGTTGTACATCGCCGAGGTCGCGGAGACGCCGGCTTCGGTGACCGATATCTGGCTGCAGAAGGAGGCGGTCTAA